In the genome of Gordonia rubripertincta, one region contains:
- a CDS encoding fasciclin domain-containing protein, giving the protein MIKRVPRIAGAVTGLVLAVGVIAGCSSDDSDSSSETTSTATGMSSMSASAAADPAANLVGPGCAAYAEANPSGPASIAGMATVPVATAASNNPELTTLTAALSGQLNPDVNLVETLNNGEYTVFAPTDDAFAKLPPETVEKLKTDKDLLTSILTYHVVEGQATPDKALGEHTTLEGKKLTVSGEGDNLKVNDAGIVCGGVTTSNAQVYLIDAVLTPPAS; this is encoded by the coding sequence ATGATCAAGCGTGTTCCCCGTATCGCAGGAGCGGTGACCGGACTGGTCCTCGCCGTCGGCGTCATCGCCGGCTGTTCGAGCGACGATTCCGACTCGTCGAGCGAAACCACCAGCACCGCAACCGGTATGAGCTCGATGAGCGCGAGCGCCGCCGCCGACCCGGCCGCGAACCTCGTCGGCCCCGGCTGTGCCGCCTACGCCGAGGCCAACCCCTCGGGTCCCGCGTCGATCGCCGGCATGGCAACCGTCCCGGTCGCCACCGCGGCGTCGAACAACCCCGAGCTCACCACCCTGACCGCCGCGCTGTCCGGCCAGCTGAACCCCGACGTCAACCTCGTCGAGACGTTGAACAACGGTGAGTACACCGTCTTCGCCCCGACCGACGACGCCTTCGCGAAGCTGCCGCCGGAGACCGTCGAAAAGCTGAAGACCGACAAGGACCTGCTGACCAGCATCCTGACCTACCACGTCGTCGAGGGTCAGGCGACCCCCGACAAGGCTCTCGGTGAGCACACCACCCTCGAGGGCAAGAAGCTCACCGTCAGCGGCGAGGGCGACAACCTCAAGGTCAACGACGCGGGTATCGTCTGCGGTGGCGTCACCACCTCGAACGCCCAGGTCTACCTGATCGACGCCGTGCTGACCCCGCCTGCCTCGTAA
- a CDS encoding DUF6777 domain-containing protein yields MTYPPGPLPHPSTPFGAVPPRPRNRQALTLVLGAIVVVLALVLAAGIVFVVKARKGDIYVPGLTLAAVNDPGIDPFTDPVLVAGAGNLPANVALTASAGAPDMGGRAVNGTEAGLYATGDTMACDTAALSNRLMADPAKAAAWASVFGISTAAIPHYLNTLTPVVLTADTWVTNHTYTTGRAEPFQSVLQRGTSVYVDAAGVPRAMCSCGNPLAPPVSAPLGGYRLEGQPWPGYHTREVTRIAYNNQNVTAVNRSTTIVSGAPTPVANANGGSVLQLLNFLTGEIIPQTLGGLLDLSGLPPLSEPLPTPASLNTPFTAGTDEDAERNGLLEAGNPAAAPAVEKRAAEDNGLPVGTPASDSPAESPSGEPGSGVPGSAEVPAPGSAEPPASENPAAQSPPEAASVPTSFSGAGDLIGSFVFDDAGLSVSCAVPAGAASGTITLACSDGVPRSVSAAALERAAVLGATDATGVWTLALSSRAVVVRSASWTVAQPEIPRSAPPAETSTETYEAPPEETHTETPTTTEPTTEYAPPPEEPSQAPESPAEVPYSSPAA; encoded by the coding sequence ATGACCTACCCACCTGGTCCCCTGCCCCATCCCTCGACGCCCTTCGGTGCGGTCCCTCCTCGGCCCCGGAACCGGCAGGCCCTCACCCTCGTCCTCGGGGCGATCGTCGTCGTGCTGGCCCTCGTACTCGCGGCGGGGATCGTCTTCGTGGTGAAGGCCCGCAAGGGGGACATCTACGTACCGGGTCTCACGCTCGCCGCGGTCAACGACCCCGGCATCGACCCGTTCACCGATCCGGTCCTCGTCGCCGGCGCGGGGAACCTGCCTGCCAACGTCGCCCTGACGGCGAGTGCCGGGGCACCGGACATGGGTGGCCGCGCGGTCAACGGCACCGAGGCCGGCCTGTACGCGACGGGCGACACCATGGCCTGCGACACCGCGGCACTCAGCAACCGCCTGATGGCCGATCCGGCGAAGGCCGCCGCCTGGGCGAGCGTCTTCGGGATCAGCACGGCCGCCATCCCGCACTACCTCAACACCCTCACCCCGGTGGTGCTCACCGCCGACACCTGGGTCACCAACCACACCTACACAACGGGGCGGGCCGAGCCGTTCCAGTCGGTGCTGCAGCGCGGCACATCGGTGTACGTCGACGCCGCCGGTGTCCCGCGCGCGATGTGTTCCTGCGGCAACCCGCTCGCCCCACCGGTGTCGGCGCCCCTCGGCGGATATCGACTCGAAGGTCAGCCGTGGCCGGGCTACCACACCCGCGAGGTGACCCGCATCGCCTACAACAACCAGAACGTCACCGCGGTCAACCGCTCGACGACGATCGTCTCGGGTGCGCCCACGCCCGTCGCGAACGCCAACGGCGGGTCGGTCCTGCAGCTGCTCAACTTCCTCACCGGCGAGATCATCCCGCAGACGCTGGGCGGTCTACTCGACCTGTCGGGTCTGCCACCGCTCTCCGAACCGCTGCCCACACCGGCGTCGCTGAACACCCCCTTCACGGCGGGAACCGACGAGGACGCCGAACGCAACGGCCTGCTCGAGGCCGGTAACCCGGCCGCCGCGCCGGCCGTCGAGAAGCGTGCCGCCGAGGACAACGGGCTGCCGGTCGGCACACCCGCCTCCGACTCACCCGCCGAGTCACCCTCGGGAGAGCCGGGTTCGGGCGTCCCGGGTTCGGCGGAGGTGCCGGCCCCCGGTTCGGCCGAGCCTCCCGCGTCCGAGAACCCCGCCGCCCAGAGTCCACCGGAGGCCGCATCCGTGCCGACCTCCTTCAGCGGCGCCGGCGACCTGATCGGCAGCTTCGTCTTCGACGACGCCGGCCTGTCGGTCAGCTGTGCGGTCCCGGCCGGTGCAGCGTCGGGCACCATCACGCTGGCGTGCAGCGACGGCGTGCCGCGCTCGGTGAGTGCCGCGGCGCTGGAACGGGCCGCCGTCCTCGGCGCGACCGACGCGACGGGCGTCTGGACCCTGGCGCTCTCGTCCCGGGCCGTCGTCGTCCGGTCCGCCTCCTGGACCGTTGCGCAACCGGAGATCCCCAGGTCGGCGCCGCCCGCGGAGACATCGACCGAGACCTACGAGGCGCCGCCGGAGGAAACCCACACCGAGACACCGACCACCACCGAGCCGACCACCGAGTACGCCCCGCCTCCCGAGGAGCCCTCCCAGGCGCCCGAGTCGCCGGCGGAGGTGCCTTACTCGTCACCGGCTGCATGA
- a CDS encoding TY-Chap domain-containing protein gives MSPDFDAVVEAAWRDFTETLAGRVPQLVPGQSLTVVEAAAGGWRRRMTFAVADQDRLRCTISAGDLTWTDKDRWMRQATYIVDRGWCRVEGRSAFCYEVDDDRFGDLARAAVRALREVWGVIHPSFVSIGDPSYARHHLASGSADVENTDDASGTDRHGREFGTHALDPETTNADTIRFASLAHPLDAPVESGVVPQSKDHLVELVRAAMAAAGRPVVISPRKAIFLRSSGTSLLRPTRDGRALEIVTILSSAVPPPSVLGMLISEFSPRWPEIAVVVRNGLVYAQRRLDVAVFSPANLDAALRRWDEFAGTARAEMITRLEGNKKATHRCRGERLPGALLGLLRVNQKPGSKLSPNTVLIACRSDPERVHEFFDICAAEMREWMDNLASARKAELGEEEIAFCEAEHRAYAEVAQLLLSAMELT, from the coding sequence ATGTCCCCCGATTTCGATGCCGTCGTCGAGGCGGCATGGCGGGACTTCACCGAGACCCTCGCGGGCCGGGTTCCGCAACTGGTTCCCGGGCAGTCGTTGACCGTCGTGGAGGCCGCGGCGGGTGGCTGGCGCAGGCGGATGACATTCGCCGTCGCCGACCAGGACCGGTTGCGCTGCACCATTTCCGCGGGCGATCTGACGTGGACCGACAAGGACCGCTGGATGCGGCAGGCCACCTACATCGTCGACCGCGGCTGGTGCCGCGTGGAGGGCCGCAGCGCCTTCTGTTACGAGGTGGACGACGACCGTTTCGGTGACCTCGCCCGCGCCGCCGTACGAGCTCTGCGCGAGGTGTGGGGGGTCATCCACCCGTCGTTCGTCAGCATCGGCGACCCGTCGTACGCGCGGCACCATCTGGCGTCGGGATCGGCCGACGTCGAGAACACCGACGACGCCTCCGGCACCGACCGGCACGGCCGCGAGTTCGGAACCCACGCGCTCGACCCCGAGACCACCAACGCCGACACCATCCGCTTCGCATCGCTGGCCCATCCGCTCGACGCCCCGGTGGAGAGTGGTGTCGTGCCGCAGTCCAAGGATCATCTCGTCGAACTGGTCCGCGCCGCGATGGCCGCAGCCGGGCGGCCCGTGGTGATCAGTCCGCGCAAGGCGATCTTCCTGCGGTCGTCGGGAACGTCGTTGCTGCGGCCCACGCGCGACGGACGCGCGCTGGAGATCGTGACGATCCTCAGCTCCGCGGTACCGCCCCCGTCGGTCCTGGGGATGTTGATCTCCGAGTTCTCCCCGCGCTGGCCGGAGATCGCGGTGGTGGTCCGCAACGGTCTGGTCTACGCGCAGCGCCGCCTCGACGTGGCGGTGTTCAGTCCCGCCAACCTCGACGCCGCGCTGCGTCGATGGGACGAGTTCGCCGGCACCGCCCGCGCCGAGATGATCACCCGGCTCGAAGGGAACAAGAAGGCCACGCATCGGTGTCGCGGCGAACGGCTCCCCGGGGCGCTGCTGGGACTCCTGCGGGTCAACCAGAAGCCGGGCAGCAAGTTGTCGCCCAACACCGTGCTCATCGCCTGCCGCAGCGACCCCGAACGCGTGCACGAGTTCTTCGACATCTGCGCCGCCGAGATGCGCGAGTGGATGGACAATCTCGCCTCGGCCCGCAAGGCCGAACTCGGCGAGGAGGAGATCGCCTTCTGCGAGGCGGAGCACCGCGCCTACGCCGAGGTGGCGCAGTTGCTCCTCAGTGCGATGGAGCTGACCTGA
- a CDS encoding Rv2640c family ArsR-like transcriptional regulator: protein MPKTLPMVDISAPICCAPVSAAPLDDDTALEIALRLKAIADPVRIKLVSILLADTGDGICTCDLATAVGLTEATTSHHLGQLRKAGMVAPDRRGMNVYYRARPDSLEALRNVLSATTGCC from the coding sequence ATGCCCAAGACCTTGCCGATGGTCGACATCAGTGCTCCTATCTGCTGCGCGCCGGTGTCCGCGGCCCCGCTCGATGACGACACCGCGCTGGAGATCGCGTTGCGGCTCAAGGCGATTGCCGATCCCGTCAGGATCAAACTCGTCTCGATCCTGCTCGCCGATACCGGTGACGGAATCTGCACCTGTGATCTCGCGACCGCGGTCGGGCTCACCGAAGCGACTACGAGTCACCATCTGGGGCAGCTGCGCAAGGCCGGGATGGTCGCACCCGACCGACGAGGGATGAACGTCTACTACCGCGCCCGCCCGGACTCGCTGGAAGCACTACGCAATGTCCTCAGCGCCACCACGGGATGCTGCTGA
- a CDS encoding dihydrofolate reductase family protein — translation MGKIHVHEFVTLDGSYENPAFTMPYGFTDRMGEVLAGITGSCDGILLGRNTFEMFAPAWSTRTVDDDPGAPFFNDTTKYVVSSTLDETTGWQNSEIIGGYDPERIRELKKGRDLYVSGSGTLVRALLRDKLIDELHLLVYPVVLGSGARLFDGLADLPLTLVETESFGNGVVHLSYSSTA, via the coding sequence ATGGGAAAGATCCACGTCCACGAGTTCGTCACCCTCGACGGCAGTTACGAGAACCCGGCCTTCACGATGCCGTACGGGTTCACCGACCGGATGGGTGAGGTTCTGGCCGGAATCACCGGCTCATGTGACGGAATCCTGCTGGGACGCAACACGTTCGAGATGTTCGCGCCGGCCTGGTCGACCCGGACCGTCGACGACGACCCGGGCGCTCCGTTCTTCAACGACACCACCAAGTACGTCGTCTCCTCAACGCTCGACGAGACGACCGGCTGGCAGAACTCCGAGATCATCGGCGGTTACGATCCCGAGCGGATCCGGGAACTCAAGAAGGGCCGCGACCTGTACGTCAGCGGCAGCGGCACGCTGGTCCGAGCTCTGCTGCGCGACAAGCTGATCGACGAACTGCATCTGCTCGTCTACCCGGTGGTCCTCGGGAGCGGCGCGCGCCTCTTCGACGGTCTCGCCGACCTGCCGCTCACCCTCGTGGAGACGGAGTCCTTCGGCAACGGCGTGGTGCACCTGTCGTACTCCTCGACCGCCTGA
- a CDS encoding low molecular weight phosphatase family protein, translating to MSAPQQVLFVCVSNRGESLMAEHLTPTVTDRIAASSAGTTAKIGGQANELSAQVLAEVGADVAGHEPRQLTDELMRTADLVVVVGTAEVTPPEGVALEVWKTDEPSTRGTDGVERMRLIRDDITNRIRVLAERITG from the coding sequence ATGAGCGCACCACAGCAGGTGTTGTTCGTGTGTGTGAGCAACCGCGGAGAATCCTTGATGGCCGAACATCTCACGCCCACGGTCACCGACCGGATCGCAGCGTCCTCGGCCGGCACCACCGCCAAGATCGGCGGTCAGGCCAACGAGCTGTCCGCCCAGGTGCTCGCCGAAGTCGGCGCTGATGTCGCCGGACACGAGCCGCGGCAACTGACCGACGAACTGATGCGCACAGCTGATCTTGTGGTGGTGGTCGGCACCGCCGAGGTGACCCCGCCGGAAGGCGTCGCCCTCGAGGTGTGGAAGACCGACGAACCTTCGACGCGAGGCACCGACGGCGTCGAGCGGATGCGCCTGATCCGCGACGACATCACCAACCGGATTCGCGTTCTCGCCGAACGCATCACGGGGTAG
- a CDS encoding ArsI/CadI family heavy metal resistance metalloenzyme, which yields MSRMQLALNVDDLDTAIEFYSKLFNTTPAKRKPGYANFAIVEPPLKLVLLENPGQGGTINHLGVEVESSEKVHAEIARLSGEGLFTQEEINSTCCFATQDKVWVTGPAKEKWEVYTVLADSETFGTSPKLLEQNATEDAEQGSVCCGGNAADQAEARTACC from the coding sequence ATGTCCCGTATGCAGCTCGCGCTCAATGTCGATGATCTCGATACCGCGATCGAGTTCTACTCCAAGCTGTTCAACACCACCCCGGCCAAACGCAAGCCGGGATACGCCAACTTCGCGATCGTCGAGCCGCCCCTGAAGCTGGTGCTGCTGGAGAATCCCGGCCAGGGCGGCACGATCAACCATCTCGGCGTCGAGGTCGAGTCGAGCGAGAAGGTGCACGCCGAGATCGCCCGGTTGTCTGGGGAGGGCCTGTTCACCCAGGAGGAGATCAACTCCACCTGCTGTTTCGCGACGCAGGACAAGGTGTGGGTGACCGGACCGGCGAAGGAGAAGTGGGAGGTCTACACCGTGCTCGCTGACTCCGAGACGTTCGGGACCAGCCCGAAACTGTTGGAACAGAACGCCACCGAGGACGCCGAGCAGGGTTCGGTGTGCTGCGGCGGCAACGCCGCAGACCAGGCCGAGGCGCGCACAGCCTGCTGCTGA
- a CDS encoding phosphotriesterase family protein, whose product MATVHTAAGPIDSADLGKVLVHEHVFIVGEEFRQNYQHDWDEDAKVAEAVHDLAELKELGIDTILDPTVLGLGRYIPRIQRIAEQIDLNIVVATGLYTYNDIPFQFHYAGPGLLFDVPEPLVEMFTKDLTEGIADTGVRAAFLKCAIEAEGLTPGVERVMRAVGQTSAQTGAPITVHTNPHTQSGLVAQQVLAEEGADLTKVVIGHSGDSVDLDYLMQLADAGSILGMDRFGLDLLLPFEERVNTVAELCKRGYADRMALAHDASCFIDWFDQEAKKQAVPKWNYRHISEDVLPALRERGVGDADITTMLVDVPRRYFE is encoded by the coding sequence GTGGCCACCGTCCACACCGCAGCAGGTCCGATCGATTCCGCCGATCTCGGCAAAGTACTTGTGCACGAACACGTCTTCATCGTCGGCGAGGAGTTCCGGCAGAACTACCAGCACGACTGGGACGAGGACGCGAAAGTCGCCGAGGCCGTCCACGACCTCGCCGAACTGAAGGAACTGGGGATCGACACCATCCTCGATCCCACGGTCCTCGGGCTCGGCCGGTACATCCCGCGCATCCAGCGGATCGCCGAGCAGATCGACCTCAACATCGTCGTCGCGACGGGGCTCTACACCTACAACGACATCCCGTTCCAGTTCCACTACGCCGGCCCCGGGCTGCTGTTCGACGTCCCCGAACCGCTGGTGGAGATGTTCACCAAGGACCTCACGGAGGGCATCGCCGACACCGGTGTCCGCGCTGCATTCCTCAAGTGCGCCATCGAGGCCGAGGGACTGACACCGGGCGTCGAACGGGTGATGCGTGCCGTCGGACAGACCAGCGCGCAGACTGGCGCACCCATCACCGTGCACACCAACCCGCACACCCAGTCGGGGCTCGTGGCGCAGCAGGTGCTGGCCGAGGAGGGTGCCGATCTCACCAAGGTGGTCATCGGCCACTCCGGCGACAGCGTCGACCTCGACTACCTGATGCAGCTCGCCGACGCCGGATCGATCCTGGGCATGGACCGCTTCGGCCTCGATCTGCTGCTGCCGTTCGAGGAGCGGGTGAACACGGTCGCCGAACTGTGCAAGCGCGGCTACGCCGACCGCATGGCACTCGCCCACGACGCGTCCTGCTTCATCGACTGGTTCGACCAGGAGGCAAAGAAGCAGGCGGTGCCCAAATGGAACTATCGCCACATCAGCGAGGACGTCCTGCCCGCGCTGCGCGAACGCGGGGTCGGCGACGCCGACATCACGACGATGCTCGTCGACGTCCCGCGTCGCTACTTCGAGTAG
- a CDS encoding fasciclin domain-containing protein — MAIKRIQRLVVAASGLVLTVGVIAGCSSDDSDSGSSTSTTTAMSSMNSESADAASGPVGPGCADYASANPSGAGSVSGMAMDPVATAASNNPELKTLTQALSGQLNPDVNLVDTLNNGEYTVFAPTDAAFAKLPAETVEQLKTDSELLTKILTYHVVSGQATPDKIVGEHKTLEGQTVTVTGSPDMLKVNDSSVVCGGVATANAQVYMIDTVLTPPAAG, encoded by the coding sequence ATGGCCATCAAACGAATTCAGCGCCTCGTGGTCGCGGCGTCCGGGCTGGTGTTGACCGTCGGCGTCATCGCCGGATGTTCCAGCGACGACTCCGATTCGGGCAGCAGCACTTCCACTACCACCGCCATGTCGTCGATGAACAGCGAGTCCGCCGACGCCGCGAGCGGGCCGGTCGGCCCCGGTTGTGCGGACTACGCATCGGCGAATCCCTCTGGCGCGGGCTCGGTTTCCGGGATGGCCATGGATCCGGTCGCCACCGCGGCATCGAACAACCCCGAACTGAAGACGCTGACGCAGGCCCTTTCCGGGCAGCTGAATCCGGATGTGAACCTGGTCGACACGCTCAACAACGGTGAGTACACCGTCTTTGCACCCACCGACGCGGCCTTCGCCAAGCTGCCGGCCGAAACCGTCGAACAGCTCAAGACCGACTCGGAACTGTTGACCAAGATCCTTACCTACCACGTTGTTTCGGGCCAGGCCACGCCGGACAAGATCGTCGGTGAGCACAAGACCCTCGAGGGTCAGACCGTGACCGTGACCGGATCGCCGGATATGCTCAAGGTCAACGACTCGAGCGTGGTCTGTGGTGGCGTCGCGACCGCCAACGCGCAGGTCTACATGATCGACACGGTCCTGACGCCGCCTGCGGCCGGGTGA
- a CDS encoding TY-Chap domain-containing protein, whose translation MTPDFTVDSNIDDAWRTFQLHVGDRLANLTPGSTLTIQQDPLIPEGPHGRLRYTLTGSNRLRCTIDDTDLHPTEEYFLEHLEMLADLGWRRLRNGTHIYEVGRRRVDELAHATVATLRRVWEVVHPAFLDHTPAARAEPQIEVAVQPFDDDHLRALLVRSLEDLTGCLIQTDADGDIALPTKPVSSWLSPRSDAPRLEFFARLAGDIPDRRRAADIVAAQPTMGSAVRVHLLQDEVFATLTLECAVFHPHNLSSALAEWFSFLADCAPNVIEQITQTAAPMRPETDERLPDALQTLLELDPDGRSLSAHEVAKICRYNQADILSFIHTCEEQYLTWRRSAADAVASADSTEADACRHEADAWRATTHNLRAALRVVVLSDDDVPDRRPTAK comes from the coding sequence ATGACGCCCGACTTCACCGTGGACTCGAACATCGATGACGCCTGGCGCACATTCCAGTTGCACGTCGGCGACCGTCTGGCCAACCTCACCCCCGGCTCGACGCTCACCATCCAGCAGGACCCCCTGATCCCCGAAGGCCCCCACGGCAGGCTGCGATACACCCTCACCGGGTCGAACCGTCTGCGGTGCACCATCGACGACACCGATCTGCACCCTACCGAGGAGTACTTCCTCGAGCATCTCGAGATGCTCGCCGACCTCGGCTGGCGTCGACTGCGCAACGGCACGCACATCTACGAGGTGGGCCGCCGACGCGTCGACGAACTCGCCCACGCCACGGTGGCCACGCTGCGTCGGGTCTGGGAGGTCGTGCACCCGGCCTTCCTCGACCACACCCCGGCTGCGCGCGCCGAACCGCAGATCGAGGTCGCCGTCCAGCCCTTCGACGACGACCACCTCCGGGCACTGCTCGTCCGTTCGCTCGAGGACCTGACCGGTTGCCTGATCCAGACCGACGCCGACGGCGACATCGCCCTGCCGACCAAGCCCGTGTCGTCGTGGCTGAGCCCACGGTCGGACGCACCCCGACTCGAGTTCTTCGCCCGCCTGGCCGGCGACATCCCCGACCGCAGGCGTGCCGCCGACATCGTGGCGGCGCAGCCGACGATGGGTTCGGCGGTCCGCGTACACCTCCTGCAGGACGAGGTCTTCGCGACCCTGACCCTCGAGTGCGCGGTCTTCCACCCCCACAACCTGAGCTCCGCGCTCGCCGAGTGGTTCAGCTTCCTCGCCGACTGCGCACCGAACGTCATCGAGCAGATCACGCAGACTGCGGCACCGATGCGGCCCGAGACCGACGAACGCCTGCCGGATGCGCTGCAGACCCTGTTGGAACTCGATCCCGACGGTCGGTCGCTGTCCGCCCACGAGGTCGCCAAGATCTGCCGCTACAACCAGGCCGACATCCTCTCGTTCATCCACACCTGCGAGGAGCAGTACCTCACCTGGCGGCGTTCGGCGGCCGACGCGGTCGCATCCGCCGACTCGACCGAAGCCGACGCGTGCCGGCACGAGGCCGACGCCTGGCGGGCCACGACCCACAATCTGCGCGCCGCTCTCCGGGTCGTCGTGCTGTCCGACGACGACGTCCCCGACCGTCGTCCGACGGCCAAGTAG
- a CDS encoding flavin-containing monooxygenase: MTEIDATDAVRSASDPEPSTSSGTESPLRDVIIIGAGLSGIDCAYRLREQNPDADYLILERRPRMGGTWDLFRYPGVRSDSDIFSLSYPFEPWRKPGALAEGADIRKYIVHTAHKYGIADQIRFERHVLTADWDSSTDTWTLGVEVGEGADKRTETYRCRFLLFATGYYDYDQPYTPRFAGAEDFTGQIIHPQHWPEDLDYRGKRVVVIGSGATAVSLIPNIADDAAHVTMLQRSPSYIFSSKQKAYLAPALKKLLPPAAAHRAIRLRYATQTAAIVHLTHRFPKLGRKLIRANVAANLPDDYPVDVHFNPTYNPWDQRMCMVPDADLFHGITEGSIEMVTDHIDRFDETGVRLTSGRHLDADIIVTATGLQLLGFGGTRLRVDGDEVKPHDRFVFKSHLLEDVPNLAWSVGYTNASWTLRADMTARSVATLVKYMRENGYTHAYPHLGSEPMTAQPLWDLKAGYVERSPDALPKSGTHGHWKVRHNYYRDALDHRISKIDDSMVFGRI; the protein is encoded by the coding sequence GTGACCGAGATCGACGCCACCGACGCCGTCCGCTCAGCCAGTGATCCCGAGCCCAGCACGTCGTCGGGAACCGAGTCCCCGCTGCGGGACGTCATCATCATCGGCGCCGGCCTGTCCGGCATCGACTGCGCCTATCGCCTGCGCGAGCAGAATCCGGACGCCGACTACCTGATCCTCGAACGTCGGCCCCGAATGGGCGGCACCTGGGACCTGTTCCGGTATCCGGGTGTCCGCTCGGACAGTGACATCTTCTCGCTGAGCTATCCGTTCGAGCCATGGCGCAAGCCAGGTGCACTGGCCGAGGGCGCCGACATCCGGAAGTACATCGTGCACACCGCGCACAAGTACGGCATCGCCGACCAGATCCGCTTCGAGCGGCACGTGCTGACCGCGGACTGGGATTCCTCGACCGACACCTGGACACTCGGCGTGGAAGTCGGCGAGGGTGCGGACAAACGCACCGAGACCTACCGCTGCCGGTTCCTGCTCTTCGCGACGGGCTACTACGACTACGACCAGCCCTACACGCCGCGTTTCGCGGGCGCCGAGGACTTCACCGGGCAGATCATCCACCCCCAGCACTGGCCGGAGGACCTCGACTACCGGGGCAAGCGCGTCGTCGTCATCGGCAGCGGCGCGACGGCGGTGAGCCTCATCCCCAACATCGCCGACGACGCCGCGCACGTGACGATGCTGCAGCGCTCGCCGTCGTACATCTTCTCGTCGAAGCAGAAGGCCTACCTGGCACCGGCCCTCAAGAAATTGCTGCCACCGGCCGCCGCCCATCGGGCGATCCGTCTCCGCTATGCGACGCAGACCGCGGCGATCGTGCACCTGACCCACCGCTTCCCGAAGCTCGGACGCAAGCTGATCCGCGCCAACGTCGCCGCGAACCTGCCCGACGACTATCCGGTCGACGTCCACTTCAATCCGACGTACAACCCGTGGGATCAGCGCATGTGCATGGTCCCCGACGCCGACCTGTTCCACGGCATCACCGAGGGGTCGATCGAGATGGTCACCGACCACATCGACCGCTTCGACGAGACCGGTGTGCGTCTCACGTCGGGCCGGCACCTCGACGCCGACATCATCGTCACCGCGACCGGCCTGCAGCTGCTCGGATTCGGCGGGACCCGTCTGCGCGTCGACGGCGACGAGGTGAAGCCACACGACCGCTTCGTCTTCAAGAGCCACCTGCTCGAGGACGTCCCCAACCTCGCGTGGTCGGTGGGCTACACCAATGCGTCGTGGACGCTGCGTGCCGACATGACCGCGCGATCCGTCGCGACCCTGGTGAAGTACATGCGCGAGAACGGCTACACGCATGCCTACCCGCACCTCGGGTCCGAGCCGATGACGGCGCAACCGTTGTGGGATCTCAAGGCCGGGTACGTCGAACGGTCTCCCGACGCGCTGCCGAAGTCGGGCACCCACGGGCACTGGAAGGTGCGCCACAACTACTACCGGGACGCGCTCGATCACCGCATCAGCAAGATCGACGACTCGATGGTGTTCGGGCGCATCTGA
- a CDS encoding arsenate reductase ArsC, producing MSSSRPSVLFVCVHNAGRSQMAAGFLTALGRDSVEVRSAGSAPADSINPAAVEAMAEVGIDISAQSPKILTPDTVESDDVVITMGCGDARPVFPGVSYRDWALDDPAGQGIDAVRPIRDQIRGLVEGLLDELVPTDQQVGQ from the coding sequence ATGTCTTCCTCTCGACCCAGCGTGCTGTTCGTGTGCGTCCACAACGCCGGCCGATCGCAGATGGCCGCCGGTTTCCTGACCGCCCTCGGCCGGGACAGCGTCGAGGTCCGCTCCGCCGGATCCGCACCTGCCGACTCGATCAACCCCGCCGCTGTCGAGGCGATGGCTGAAGTCGGTATCGACATCTCCGCGCAGTCACCGAAGATCCTCACCCCCGACACCGTCGAATCCGACGACGTCGTGATCACCATGGGCTGTGGCGATGCGCGCCCGGTGTTCCCCGGCGTCAGCTACCGCGATTGGGCCCTCGACGACCCGGCCGGTCAAGGCATTGATGCGGTCCGTCCGATCCGCGATCAGATCCGCGGGCTCGTCGAGGGCCTGCTCGACGAACTCGTACCCACCGACCAGCAGGTCGGCCAATGA